The following are from one region of the Corylus avellana chromosome ca1, CavTom2PMs-1.0 genome:
- the LOC132169617 gene encoding uncharacterized protein LOC132169617: protein MEIRKWPGGSTKWEESILWKLSIPNAAKKIFWRVCQNLLPTKENLLRRKVVKEPFCPISEQELKTILHALWDCSAARDIWGCSRRVFQKMTMEGRSFMQTMESIFSKCDLDDFAMFAQLSCHVWFCRNKWVHEGTFVDPNLILQKTVEDIMTYAQLQQKEPAENNVSTHLKAWLAPTQGWYKANWDVAIDKLNERVGIGVVLRDEKGQVIATMCKTRMGILELAMGEAYAAYHAVFLCRDMGVQNLILEGNVKQIVEAINSATGTWSLFGHLIEDTRRVLLTLPRWNCVFVSHEANEEAHRMAKVATTDVNDRIWRGTTPNCISDIILMEQLALSR, encoded by the coding sequence ATGGAGATAAGGAAATGGCCAGGAGGATCTACAAAATGGGAGGAAAGCATTTTGTGGAAATTATCTATTCCAAATGCGGCGAAAAAAATTTTCTGGAGAGTTTGCCAAAATTTACTACCCACTAAGGAAAATTTACTCAGGCGAAAGGTGGTGAAAGAACCTTTTTGCCCCATTTCTGAGCAGGAACTAAAGACTATTCTTCATGCTCTATGGGATTGTTCAGCTGCAAGAGACATATGGGGCTGCAGTAGAAGGGTCTTCCAAAAGATGACCATGGAGGGACGGAGCTTCATGCAGACTATGGAAAGTATCTTTTCAAAATGTGACCTGGACGATTTTGCTATGTTTGCACAGTTATCGTGCCACGTATGGTTCTGTAGAAACAAATGGGTTCATGAAGGAACTTTCGTTGATCCCAACCTTATTCTCCAAAAAACGGTAGAGGACATAATGACCTATGCCCAACTACAACAGAAGGAACCAGCTGAAAATAATGTATCTACTCATTTGAAGGCGTGGTTGGCTCCTACCCAAGGTTGGTACAAGGCGAATTGGGATGTGGCCATagataaattaaatgaaagggTGGGGATCGGAGTTGTGCTCAGGGACGAGAAAGGGCAAGTGATCGCTACTATGTGTAAAACGAGGATGGGTATACTGGAGCTAGCAATGGGGGAAGCATATGCCGCCTATCATGCGGTTTTTTTATGTAGGGATATGGGAgtacaaaatttaattttggaggGCAATGTGAAACAAATTGTGGAGGCTATCAACTCAGCTACGGGCACATGGAGTCTTTTTGGGCATTTAATTGAAGATACAAGGCGTGTACTACTCACTCTACCAAGGTGGAATTGCGTCTTTGTTTCTCACGAAGCAAATGAGGAGGCTCATAGGATGGCGAAAGTGGCCACTACTGATGTCAATGATAGAATTTGGAGGGGTACCACTCCTAATTGTATTagtgatattattttgatggagcaattaGCTCTATCTCGATGA